One Abyssisolibacter fermentans DNA window includes the following coding sequences:
- the rsmH gene encoding 16S rRNA (cytosine(1402)-N(4))-methyltransferase RsmH has translation MELKHVSVLLDECIENLNIKSDGIYVDGTLGGAGHSKEIVSKLDNGKLIGIDQDKYALKRAKERLKDYEGKVEFVHDNFRNIKSILNNLGILKVDGILLDLGVSSFQLDDGDRGFSFHQDAKLDMRMNENSPLSAWNVVNEYSKADLTRIIKEYGEERWANRIAEFIVNERVNKEINTTLELVEVIKKAIPKKVRMEGPHPGRKTFQAIRIEVNKELEILKQAIIDMCSCLNEGGRLCIITFHSLEDRIVKETFKYLYKDCICPKELPICRCDKKRELKIITKKPLTPSKEEINYNVRSRSAKLRVGEKV, from the coding sequence ATGGAATTAAAGCATGTATCTGTTTTGTTAGATGAATGTATTGAAAATTTGAATATAAAGAGTGATGGAATATACGTTGATGGTACTTTAGGTGGAGCTGGACATTCTAAAGAGATAGTATCAAAGCTTGATAACGGGAAACTTATAGGAATAGATCAAGATAAATATGCATTAAAAAGAGCAAAAGAAAGACTTAAAGATTATGAGGGTAAAGTGGAATTTGTTCATGATAATTTTAGAAATATTAAAAGCATATTAAATAATTTAGGTATATTAAAAGTGGATGGTATTTTACTTGATTTGGGAGTATCTTCATTTCAATTAGATGATGGAGATAGAGGTTTTTCATTCCACCAAGATGCTAAATTAGATATGAGAATGAATGAAAATAGTCCTTTGTCAGCTTGGAATGTTGTAAATGAATATTCTAAAGCAGATTTAACTAGAATCATTAAAGAATATGGAGAGGAACGATGGGCAAATAGAATAGCTGAATTCATAGTAAATGAAAGAGTAAATAAAGAGATTAATACTACATTAGAATTAGTTGAAGTTATAAAAAAAGCCATTCCAAAAAAAGTTAGAATGGAAGGTCCACATCCTGGTAGAAAAACTTTTCAAGCTATAAGAATAGAAGTTAACAAAGAACTAGAAATATTAAAACAAGCTATCATTGATATGTGTAGTTGTTTAAATGAGGGTGGTAGATTGTGTATAATTACTTTTCATTCTTTGGAAGACAGAATAGTAAAAGAAACTTTTAAATATTTATATAAGGATTGTATATGTCCTAAAGAACTTCCAATATGTAGGTGTGATAAAAAAAGAGAACTTAAAATTATAACAAAAAAACCACTAACACCTAGCAAAGAAGAAATCAACTATAACGTTAGATCAAGAAGTGCAAAATTAAGAGTTGGCGAAAAAGTTTAA
- the lgt gene encoding prolipoprotein diacylglyceryl transferase, producing MDPVAFEVFGIAVRWYGILISSGLVLGTILAIKECRRIGFNEETLIDLLIFAIPIAVIGARLYYVIFQWDEYRGNLMKIVNTRGGGLAIHGAIIGAVVTAVIFCKIKKISFWQITDITAPSIILGQAIGRWGNYINKEAYGTPTDLPWGILVNGQKVHPTFLYESIWNFAVFIFLIWYRKNKSDTKGEVFLLYLILYSFARFFIEGLRIDSLMLGNIRVAQLISLCIILVSIIILVIKKKKNVKNV from the coding sequence ATGGATCCAGTAGCTTTTGAGGTGTTTGGAATAGCTGTAAGATGGTATGGTATTTTGATATCATCAGGATTAGTTTTAGGAACAATTTTAGCTATTAAGGAATGTAGAAGAATAGGTTTCAATGAAGAAACCCTCATAGATTTACTTATCTTTGCAATTCCTATTGCTGTAATAGGGGCAAGATTATACTATGTTATCTTTCAATGGGATGAATACAGAGGGAATTTAATGAAAATAGTAAATACCAGAGGTGGAGGATTAGCTATACATGGTGCTATAATTGGAGCTGTAGTAACTGCTGTTATATTTTGCAAAATAAAAAAGATAAGCTTTTGGCAAATAACTGACATTACTGCTCCTAGTATAATATTAGGTCAAGCTATTGGAAGATGGGGGAATTACATAAATAAAGAAGCTTATGGAACTCCTACGGATTTACCTTGGGGAATACTTGTAAATGGACAGAAAGTTCATCCAACGTTTTTATATGAATCTATTTGGAATTTTGCGGTCTTTATATTTTTAATTTGGTATAGAAAGAATAAATCTGACACTAAGGGTGAAGTGTTTTTATTGTACTTGATATTATATTCATTTGCTAGATTTTTTATAGAAGGATTACGAATAGATAGTTTGATGCTTGGAAATATTAGAGTTGCTCAATTAATTAGTCTGTGTATTATATTAGTTTCGATAATAATTTTAGTTATTAAGAAAAAAAAGAATGTTAAAAATGTTTAA
- a CDS encoding YhcN/YlaJ family sporulation lipoprotein, translating into MKISFKRVALFTLMFMLLATFAIGCQNETDDNTENNNNPTENNGNNNGNNEGNNTNDDVGNINNNVGNKTGTNIGGNYTNKDTIQGSRLEETIANNVVNVPEVNNAVCVVTDDNECVVGVNCKGQANGTVPDDVRAKIEEAVKNANPNISQVMVTSDTDLYGKIGDVSQKVRDGNVMSDLKTDMDSIMNTIRNKMR; encoded by the coding sequence TTGAAAATATCTTTTAAAAGAGTAGCTTTATTTACTTTAATGTTTATGCTTTTAGCAACATTTGCTATTGGTTGTCAGAATGAGACTGATGATAATACAGAAAACAATAATAATCCTACAGAAAATAACGGTAACAATAATGGTAACAATGAGGGTAATAACACTAATGATGATGTAGGAAATATTAACAATAATGTTGGTAATAAGACTGGTACTAACATTGGAGGTAATTACACCAACAAAGATACTATTCAAGGTAGCAGACTTGAAGAAACAATTGCTAATAATGTTGTAAATGTACCTGAAGTTAATAATGCAGTTTGTGTTGTAACAGATGATAATGAATGCGTAGTTGGTGTAAATTGTAAAGGTCAAGCAAATGGAACAGTACCAGATGATGTAAGGGCTAAAATTGAAGAAGCTGTAAAAAATGCAAATCCAAATATTTCTCAAGTTATGGTAACTTCTGATACGGATTTGTATGGCAAAATAGGAGATGTATCTCAAAAAGTTAGAGATGGTAATGTAATGTCTGATTTGAAAACAGATATGGATAGCATAATGAATACAATTAGAAATAAAATGAGATAA
- the yfmF gene encoding EF-P 5-aminopentanol modification-associated protein YfmF produces the protein MALKRERIRISEGVYLNIIKTNKFKSNLINIYFIRPLDKNEVTQNALFPIILKRGTKNYNTLLEIEKKLEGMYGSNISIGVSKAGEKQIMRFSIEGPDSKYVDNKEMLSDMLKMLNEVINNPLMEEDGFVSKYVKQEKIRLSNKIQNLINDKKIYAIEKCIEKMCKDEPYSIYKLGYIEDLKDITSKSLYLHYQNVLKTSLIEIFVVGDINKKEIEKEIREEFKFNVENPVSISRETIKKDIKEVTKVIDNMDIVQAKLSMGYRINLPYEDKLYDAFLLGNNILGSGPESKLFLNVREKESLAYYVYSRGYKFKSLMIINAGVESDKIDSVIDISNKEVEHIQNGNFNDHDINIAKNSMITSIRSMYDDPYSISEFFFSQALTKSNRTINDIIADINSITKEQITQSFKNIQLDTIYAIKSNAKEEA, from the coding sequence TTGGCTTTGAAAAGAGAAAGAATAAGAATAAGTGAGGGCGTTTATTTAAATATTATAAAGACTAATAAATTTAAATCTAATCTTATTAATATATATTTTATAAGACCTCTTGATAAGAATGAAGTTACACAAAATGCTTTATTCCCTATAATTTTAAAAAGAGGTACCAAGAATTATAATACATTATTAGAAATAGAGAAAAAACTTGAAGGAATGTATGGTAGTAATATAAGCATAGGGGTTTCTAAAGCAGGAGAGAAGCAGATTATGAGATTTTCTATAGAAGGTCCTGACTCTAAATATGTAGATAATAAAGAAATGTTAAGTGACATGCTCAAAATGTTAAATGAAGTTATTAACAATCCGTTGATGGAAGAAGACGGTTTTGTAAGTAAATATGTAAAACAAGAAAAAATAAGACTTTCTAATAAAATTCAAAATCTGATTAATGATAAAAAAATTTATGCTATTGAAAAATGTATAGAGAAAATGTGTAAAGATGAGCCTTATAGTATTTACAAATTAGGATACATAGAAGACTTAAAAGACATTACAAGTAAATCTCTTTATCTTCATTATCAAAATGTACTTAAAACTAGCTTAATTGAAATTTTTGTTGTTGGAGATATCAATAAAAAAGAAATAGAAAAAGAAATACGTGAAGAATTTAAATTTAATGTAGAAAACCCTGTTAGTATATCAAGGGAAACAATAAAAAAAGATATTAAAGAAGTAACAAAAGTAATAGACAATATGGATATTGTTCAGGCAAAACTTTCTATGGGATATAGGATAAATCTCCCATATGAAGATAAACTATATGATGCATTTTTACTAGGTAATAACATTCTTGGAAGTGGACCAGAATCTAAGTTGTTTTTAAATGTAAGAGAGAAGGAAAGTTTAGCGTATTATGTATATTCGAGAGGATATAAATTCAAATCACTTATGATTATCAATGCAGGTGTTGAATCTGATAAAATAGATAGTGTTATCGATATTAGTAATAAAGAAGTTGAACATATACAAAATGGTAATTTTAATGACCATGATATCAATATTGCTAAAAATTCCATGATAACCTCAATAAGATCTATGTATGATGATCCTTATTCAATATCAGAATTTTTCTTTAGTCAGGCGTTAACTAAAAGTAATCGTACAATAAATGATATTATAGCTGATATCAATTCTATAACAAAAGAACAAATAACACAGTCATTTAAAAACATTCAACTAGATACAATATACGCTATAAAATCTAATGCTAAAGAGGAGGCTTGA
- the phoU gene encoding phosphate signaling complex protein PhoU: protein MREKFDNQIEELRTLIMDMGNMVEDIISKSLTALINKDIKLADEVISLDDQVDVMEMNIENKCLNLIALQQPRAKDLRCISTALKIITDLERIGDYGVNIAKIIKEIGSDEFIKPLVDIPKMGNIAIKMIRGCLDSYIKESKEQAVETALMDDEMDRLYNYIYVELLDMLSNDKRIIKQTTELLFIGRYLERIGDHITNICERIIYMINGERVKY, encoded by the coding sequence ATGAGAGAAAAGTTTGATAATCAGATAGAAGAATTAAGAACTCTAATAATGGATATGGGCAATATGGTGGAGGATATTATTTCTAAATCTTTGACAGCATTGATAAACAAGGATATAAAACTTGCAGATGAAGTCATATCGTTAGATGATCAAGTGGATGTTATGGAAATGAACATTGAAAATAAATGCTTAAATCTAATTGCATTACAACAACCAAGAGCAAAGGATTTAAGATGCATAAGCACAGCATTAAAAATCATAACAGATTTAGAACGAATTGGTGATTATGGAGTAAATATCGCTAAAATTATTAAGGAAATAGGTAGTGATGAATTTATAAAGCCTTTAGTTGATATACCTAAAATGGGAAATATAGCAATAAAAATGATAAGAGGTTGTTTGGATAGCTATATAAAAGAAAGTAAAGAACAAGCTGTTGAAACTGCATTAATGGACGATGAAATGGATAGATTATATAATTATATATATGTTGAGTTGTTAGATATGTTAAGCAATGATAAAAGAATAATAAAACAAACTACTGAGCTATTATTTATTGGTAGATATTTAGAAAGAATAGGTGATCATATAACAAATATTTGTGAAAGAATTATATATATGATAAATGGTGAAAGAGTGAAATATTAA
- a CDS encoding Spo0E family sporulation regulatory protein-aspartic acid phosphatase — protein MSYNEFEMLNQKIIQLKDKLNKSIVQQDQYSKTYYISTSLDKLITQYYKEYYYKKYN, from the coding sequence ATGAGTTATAATGAGTTCGAAATGCTAAATCAAAAGATAATACAATTGAAGGATAAATTAAATAAATCAATTGTTCAACAGGATCAGTATTCAAAAACGTATTATATTAGTACGAGCTTGGACAAGCTAATTACTCAGTATTATAAAGAATATTATTATAAAAAATATAATTAA
- the yfmH gene encoding EF-P 5-aminopentanol modification-associated protein YfmH produces MSLKKIENARLNEELYSYQFKNGLNVFYVPKPHYTIKYGIFATNYGSNDNRFVPMNENEFINAPPGVAHFLEHKLFEEEEGNIFNKFSKLGSYLNAYTNFNQTAYLFSCTDKFFENLDLLVKFVQNPYFTDENVNKEKGIIEQEIKMYEDNANWRVFFNCLNGLYYNHPVKTDIAGTVKSINKIDKEVLYKCYNTFYHPRNMVIFLVGDIDFDKAIKQIEDSMNKDIKILDEGTKKDYPNEPKDVKVDYIEQKLSVAKPLFTLGFKDTDIGYEGEKLVKKEICTTILLDILFSKSSKFYQDIFDLELINGPFSFQYVGQKDYGHSLISGESKNPKELADRIIKYINETSSEAIDKADFERTKMKFIGYHIMDFNSVEYIANNFISYFFNNFILFDYIDILENIDYDDIISRLNEHLNTKNYTLSVINPL; encoded by the coding sequence TTGAGTTTGAAAAAAATAGAGAATGCTAGACTAAATGAAGAATTATATTCATATCAATTTAAAAACGGATTAAACGTATTTTATGTTCCAAAACCACATTATACAATTAAATATGGTATTTTTGCGACTAATTATGGCTCTAATGATAATAGATTTGTTCCTATGAATGAAAATGAGTTTATAAATGCACCTCCAGGAGTAGCTCACTTTTTGGAACACAAATTATTTGAAGAAGAAGAAGGCAACATTTTTAACAAGTTTTCTAAACTTGGATCATATCTGAATGCATATACAAATTTTAACCAAACTGCATATTTATTTTCTTGTACAGATAAGTTTTTTGAAAATCTTGATTTATTGGTAAAGTTTGTTCAAAATCCATATTTTACAGATGAAAATGTAAACAAAGAAAAAGGAATTATTGAGCAAGAAATCAAAATGTACGAAGATAATGCTAATTGGAGAGTATTTTTTAATTGTTTAAATGGATTATATTACAACCATCCAGTTAAAACAGATATTGCTGGTACCGTAAAAAGTATAAATAAAATTGATAAAGAAGTTTTATATAAATGTTATAATACTTTTTATCACCCAAGAAATATGGTTATTTTTTTAGTAGGAGATATAGATTTTGATAAAGCAATAAAACAAATTGAAGATAGTATGAATAAGGATATCAAAATTTTAGATGAAGGAACTAAAAAGGATTATCCAAATGAGCCTAAAGATGTTAAGGTAGATTATATTGAGCAAAAACTAAGTGTGGCTAAACCATTATTTACGCTTGGGTTTAAAGATACTGATATAGGTTATGAAGGTGAAAAATTAGTTAAGAAAGAAATATGTACAACAATATTGTTAGATATTTTATTTTCTAAAAGTTCTAAATTTTATCAAGATATATTTGATTTAGAACTTATAAATGGACCATTTAGTTTTCAATATGTTGGACAAAAGGATTATGGTCATTCATTAATATCTGGTGAATCTAAAAATCCTAAAGAATTAGCAGATAGAATAATCAAATATATAAATGAAACAAGTAGTGAAGCAATAGATAAAGCAGATTTTGAAAGAACGAAAATGAAATTCATAGGATACCATATAATGGATTTCAATTCTGTTGAATATATAGCAAATAATTTTATATCTTACTTTTTTAATAATTTTATATTATTTGATTATATAGATATACTTGAAAATATTGATTATGATGATATTATTTCAAGATTAAATGAGCATTTAAATACTAAGAATTATACATTATCAGTTATTAATCCTTTATAA
- the pstB gene encoding phosphate ABC transporter ATP-binding protein PstB has translation MSDKIIVKDLDLFYGEFQALNNININIPEKKITALIGPSGCGKSTFLKTLNRMNDLVEGVKIKGKVTLDNVDIYKKIDVIQLRKKVGMVFQKPNPFPMSIYDNIAYGPRAHGIKKKKKLDEIVYKSLEAAALFNEVKDRLKKNALSLSGGQQQRLCIARALAVEPEVLLMDEPTSALDPIATAKIEDLVGELKNDYTIIIVTHSMQQAGRISDNTAFFLMGNLMEYGSTHQIFSNPVDKRTEDYISGRFG, from the coding sequence ATGTCTGATAAGATAATAGTAAAAGACTTAGATTTATTTTATGGTGAATTTCAAGCACTTAATAATATTAATATAAATATACCAGAAAAAAAGATTACTGCTTTAATTGGTCCATCTGGTTGTGGTAAATCAACATTTCTAAAGACACTTAATAGAATGAATGATTTAGTTGAAGGAGTAAAAATAAAAGGCAAGGTAACACTAGATAATGTAGATATATACAAAAAAATAGATGTTATACAGCTTAGGAAAAAGGTAGGTATGGTCTTTCAAAAACCGAATCCTTTTCCAATGAGTATATATGACAATATTGCTTATGGACCGAGAGCTCATGGAATAAAGAAAAAGAAAAAACTTGATGAAATTGTTTATAAAAGTTTAGAAGCAGCAGCTTTGTTTAATGAGGTAAAAGACAGGTTGAAAAAAAATGCATTAAGTCTTTCAGGTGGCCAGCAGCAAAGGTTATGCATAGCAAGAGCTTTAGCAGTTGAGCCGGAAGTTTTGCTAATGGATGAACCTACATCAGCGTTGGATCCGATAGCTACTGCAAAAATAGAAGATTTAGTAGGCGAATTAAAGAATGATTATACAATAATAATAGTTACTCATTCTATGCAGCAAGCTGGAAGAATTTCGGACAATACTGCATTTTTCCTTATGGGTAATTTGATGGAGTATGGATCGACTCATCAAATATTTTCTAATCCTGTTGATAAGAGAACTGAAGACTATATATCTGGTAGATTTGGTTAA
- the mraZ gene encoding division/cell wall cluster transcriptional repressor MraZ: MFIGEYLHTIDKKGRLIIPSKFRDDLGESFIITKGLDNCLFIYPQCEWDILVQKLKTLPLTRKDARAFVRFFFSGACECELDKQGRILVPSNLRQHAKLEKESVVIGVSNRVEVWDKQLWYAYNNDDDLSYESIAEKMAELGI; this comes from the coding sequence ATGTTTATTGGTGAATACCTACATACTATAGATAAAAAAGGCAGACTTATAATACCTTCAAAATTTAGAGATGATCTTGGTGAGAGCTTTATTATAACTAAGGGTCTAGATAATTGTCTTTTCATTTATCCTCAGTGTGAATGGGATATATTAGTTCAAAAATTAAAAACACTACCACTCACTAGAAAAGATGCAAGAGCGTTCGTAAGATTTTTTTTCTCAGGAGCTTGTGAATGTGAACTAGATAAGCAGGGTAGGATTTTGGTACCATCAAACTTACGGCAGCATGCAAAGCTTGAAAAAGAATCCGTTGTTATTGGAGTTTCTAATAGAGTTGAAGTATGGGATAAACAACTTTGGTATGCATATAATAATGATGATGATTTAAGTTATGAAAGTATAGCAGAAAAAATGGCTGAATTAGGAATATAG